One genomic window of Glycine max cultivar Williams 82 chromosome 16, Glycine_max_v4.0, whole genome shotgun sequence includes the following:
- the LOC102665243 gene encoding probable carboxylesterase 18, whose amino-acid sequence MASTTSNSQQPKPVLPWRARISISFLCTLSDAARRSNGTVNRLLINLLDLKSHPNAAPVNGVSSNDVTVDASRNLWCRVFSPTVAAASGGALPVVIFFHGGGFAFLSPDSLAYDAVCRRFCRQIPAVVVSVNYRLTPEHRYPSQYDDGEDILKFLDENRAVLPENADLSKCFLAGDSAGANLAHNVAVRVPKSGLRIIRVVGLVSIQPWFGGEERTAAEEKFKGAPLVSMARTDWLWKVFLPDGSDRDHVAANVSGPNSEDLSGLDYPDTLVVVGGFDPLQDWQRRYYEWLKNSGKNVQLIEYPKMIHAFYVFDDLPESSQLITQIKDFINKRISELN is encoded by the coding sequence ATGGCGTCAACCACATCCAACTCCCAACAACCAAAACCGGTTCTTCCTTGGAGGGCACGCATTTCAATATCTTTCCTATGTACCCTTTCCGACGCCGCTCGTCGCTCTAACGGCACCGTTAATCGCCTCCTCATAAACCTACTCGACCTCAAGTCCCACCCCAACGCCGCCCCCGTTAACGGCGTTTCCTCCAATGACGTCACCGTCGACGCCTCCCGAAACCTCTGGTGCCGCGTCTTCTCCCCCACCGTCGCCGCCGCCTCCGGCGGCGCTCTCCCCGTCGTCATCTTCTTCCACGGCGGCGGCTTCGCGTTCCTCTCGCCGGATTCATTAGCCTACGACGCCGTCTGCCGGCGGTTCTGCCGGCAAATCCCCGCCGTCGTCGTCTCCGTCAACTACCGCCTCACGCCGGAGCACCGGTACCCTTCGCAATACGACGACGGCGAGGACATCCTCAAATTCCTCGACGAGAACCGCGCGGTCCTGCCGGAAAATGCTGACTTGTCGAAATGCTTCCTCGCCGGAGACAGCGCCGGCGCGAATTTGGCTCACAATGTGGCGGTTCGGGTCCCCAAGTCGGGGCTCCGGATAATCCGGGTCGTCGGGTTGGTTTCGATCCAGCCATGGTTTGGCGGGGAGGAGCGGACGGCAGCGGAGGAGAAGTTCAAGGGGGCGCCGCTGGTGTCGATGGCCAGGACGGATTGGCTGTGGAAGGTGTTTTTGCCAGACGGGTCGGATCGCGACCATGTGGCTGCGAATGTGAGTGGACCGAATTCGGAGGATTTGTCGGGTTTGGATTACCCGGATACCCTCGTGGTTGTGGGTGGGTTTGACCCGTTGCAAGATTGGCAAAGGAGGTATTATGAGTGGTTGAAAAATTCGGGAAAAAATGTCCAATTGATTGAGTATCCCAAGATGATTCATGCGTTCTATGTGTTCGATGATTTGCCCGAGTCTTCTCAATTGATCACACAAATCAAGGATTTCATAAACAAGAGAATCTCTGAGTTGAATTGA
- the LOC100799285 gene encoding probable carboxylesterase 18: protein MASETPKAKAVLPWTTRVSISFLSTLTDFSRRSNGTVNRRLMNFLDRKTQANAKPVKGVSTKDVTVDAKRNLWFRIYNPTAADADDGLPVFIFFHGGAFAFLSPDSFAYDAVCRRFCRRIPAVVVSVNYRLAPEHRYPSQYDDGEDILRFLDENRAVLPDNADLSKCFLAGDSAGANLAHNVAVRIGKSGLQLIRVVGLVSIQPWFGGEERTAAEVKLDGAPLVSMARTDWLWKAFLPEGSDRDHGAANVSGPNSEDLSGLYYPDTLLFVGGFDPLQDWQKKYYEWLKKSGKNAQLIEYPSSIHAFYIFPELPESSQLISQVKDFVTKKISDFQSNVY from the coding sequence ATGGCTTCCGAAACTCCAAAAGCAAAAGCCGTTCTACCATGGACAACCCGCGTTTCAATTTCCTTTCTCTCTACCCTAACGGACTTTTCACGCCGCTCTAACGGCACTGTTAATCGCCGTCTCATGAACTTCCTCGATCGCAAAACCCAAGCCAACGCCAAACCCGTTAAAGGCGTTTCCACCAAAGACGTCACCGTCGACGCCAAACGGAACCTCTGGTTCCGAATCTACAACCCCACCGCCGCCGATGCCGACGACGGCCTCCCCGTCTTCATTTTCTTCCACGGCGGCGCCTTCGCATTCCTCTCGCCGGATTCTTTCGCATACGACGCCGTCTGCCGACGTTTCTGCCGGCGAATCCCCGCCGTCGTCGTCTCCGTCAACTACCGCCTCGCACCGGAGCACCGGTACCCTTCCCAATACGACGACGGCGAGGATATCCTCAGGTTCCTCGACGAGAACCGCGCGGTGCTGCCGGACAATGCTGACTTGTCGAAATGCTTCCTCGCCGGCGACAGCGCCGGCGCGAATTTGGCTCACAATGTTGCGGTTCGGATCGGCAAGTCGGGGCTCCAGTTGATTCGGGTCGTCGGGTTGGTTTCAATCCAGCCGTGGTTCGGCGGGGAGGAGCGGACGGCTGCGGAGGTTAAGTTGGACGGGGCACCGCTGGTATCGATGGCGAGGACGGACTGGCTGTGGAAGGCGTTTCTGCCGGAGGGGTCGGATCGCGATCATGGGGCGGCGAATGTGAGCGGGCCAAATTCGGAGGATTTGTCGGGTTTATATTACCCGGATACCCTTTTGTTTGTGGGTGGGTTTGACCCGTTACAAGATTGGCAAAAGAAGTATTATGAGTGGTTGAAAAAATCAGGGAAAAATGCTCAATTGATTGAGTATCCATCGTCGATTCATGCGTTTTATATATTTCCTGAATTGCCCGAGTCATCTCAGTTGATCTCACAGGTCAAGGATTTCGTCACCAAGAAAATTTCTGATTTTCAATCAAATGTATATTAA